One segment of Heterodontus francisci isolate sHetFra1 chromosome 28, sHetFra1.hap1, whole genome shotgun sequence DNA contains the following:
- the LOC137385147 gene encoding nucleotide-binding oligomerization domain-containing protein 2-like isoform X1, producing the protein MFYCYVQLNPKHPFSTCRYCSKRRPRQNRPPSRGISGGITNWNMGNYIGWLRTGIELQHKIFLQEQTTILEVPLTGKNQMSKTCLLDENYIEVMIVPSHGQPQMVGNELKARGRKPEEKQGQNIENVHGNIQLDQLLGSKDATIDRTQTTIAFGDAGIGKSTIIQKIIHDWAAGKIYHQFKFVFHFKFSQLNLIKVTTTLSRMILKSYPYLQNHLEKLWKEPGKILFIFDDLDEFEQTVDFTDVERNNAPQNQCPDPECCCLVSDIVRCLIQGQLLKGCSVLIMSRPWKLESLGNANIHRSVKILGFSPEKMKEYFQRYLRDPNLEREAIETIKLNDTLDTLYYNPLYCSVCCSLVESHKTAEERERQPITSTRLYTVYFENLLNRCGYDAENTRNSLLKLGELAYHGIGKKTAVFEADKFNELELEHSNFITAFIVKIRDNDLGSVAYKFHDTVMQDFVAALMKSLSTQSNELKQLLDEGIKWGDDRFNLFSRFLVGLSSRKSTDRLESKLGKFPAAVIQPVSEWLTRNVKRYAQNLDDGQSQQKFLNICHSFAEFEDRNLMTSALAPIKIIKFTKCPLKPYDCAVLSTVLMNLEIIEEMDLSTCGVQDAGIHQLQSILHKCKILRLNENNLQDSGMKCLATVLKKNDCKVQTLELKNNQFSAKEKRNILKSGHASSHLTIITE; encoded by the exons ATGTTTTACTGCTATGTCCAACTGAATCCTAAACATCCATTCAG CACCTGCAGATACTGCAGCAAAAGACGTCCAAGACAAAATCGCCCTCCAAGTCGCGGCATTTCTGGTGGTATTACGAATTGGAATATGGGGAATTACATTGGTTGGCTGAGAACAG GCATAGAGCTTCAGCACAAAATCTTTCTTCAAGAACAAACGACAATATTGGAAGTTCCACTCACTGGCAAAAATCAAATGTCCAAGACATGTTTACTTGATGAGAATTACATTGAAGTAATGATTGTTCCTTCTCATGGACAGCCGCAaatggtgggaaatgaactgaaggcCCGAGGGAGAAAGCCTGAAGAGAAACAGGGGCAAAATATCGAGAATGTACATGGAAACATTCAGCTCGATCAATTGTTGGGAAGCAAAGACGCTACAATCGACAGAACTCAGACAACTATAGCATTTGGTGATGCAGGGATCGGGAAAAGCACCATAATACAGAAAATAATCCATGACTGGGCCGCAGGGAAAATATACCATCAATTTAAATTTGTCTTTCATTTCAAGTTCAGCCAATTAAATTTAATAAAAGTGACAACAACCCTATCAAGGATGATCCTGAAGTCATACCCCTATTTGCAAAATCATCTGGAGAAGCTGTGGAAAGAACCCGGAAAAATATTGTTTATATTTGATGATTTGGATGAATTTGAGCAAACCGTGGATTTCACAGATGTTGAGAGAAACAACGCACCTCAAAATCAATGTCCCGATCCCGAGTGTTGCTGCTTGGTTTCAGACATTGTCCGCTGCCTCATACAAGGGCAGTTGCTGAAAGGCTGTTCAGTGCTGATCATGAGCCGGCCGTGGAAACTGGAATCTCTGGGAAATGCAAACATACATCGAAGTGTCAAAATTCTGGGTTTCAGCCCTGAGAAAATGAAGGAATATTTCCAACGTTACTTGAGAGATCCAAACCTGGAAAGAGAGGCAATCGAAACAATTAAGCTGAACGACACACTGGACACCCTGTACTATAACCCTCTGTATTGCTCAGTCTGCTGCTCCTTAGTGGAGTCGCATAAGACAGCAGAAGAGCGAGAAAGGCAACCCATAACCAGCACACGTTTGTACACTGTTTACTTTGAAAATCTTTTAAATAGATGTGGCTATGATGCAGAAAACACTCGCAATAGCCTGCTGAAACTGGGCGAGTTGGCCTACCATGGAATTGGGAAAAAAACAGCTGTTTTTGAAGCAGACAAATTCAATGAGCTCGAACTCGAACATTCCAATTTTATCACTGCGTTTATAGTGAAGATTCGAGACAATGATCTAGGCAGTGTTGCCTACAAATTCCATGACACCGTGATGCAGGACTTTGTTGCTGCGCTTATGAAAAGTCTAAGCACACAATCAAATGAACTGAAACAATTGCTTGATGAAGGAATCAAATGGGGAGACGACAGATTCAATTTATTTTCACGTTTTCTTGTTGGTCTTTCCTCGCGAAAGTCAACTGATCGGCTTGAGTCGAAATTGGGTAAATTTCCTGCTGCAGTAATACAGCCTGTGTCGGAGTGGCTCACACGGAATGTCAAAAGGTATGCTCAGAACTTGGATGACGGGCAAAGCCAACAGAAATTCTTAAACATATGTCATTCCTTTGCTGAATTTGAAGACAGAAATCTGATGACATCCGCATTAGCACCGATAAAGATAATTAAGTTTACAAAGTGTCCTCTGAAACCTTATGATTGTGCAGTTCTGTCTACCGTATTAATGAACCTTGAAATAATTGAAGAGATGGATCTCAGTACTTGTGGTGTACAAGATGCAGGCATCCATCAACTGCAGTCCATACTGCACAAATGTAAAATACTCAG ACTCAACGAGAATAATCTTCAAGATTCAGGAATGAAATGCCTCGCTACAGTTCTGAAGAAAAATGATTGCAAAGTACAGACACTTGA GTTGAAAAACAATCAATTCTCTGCAAAAGAAAAACGTAACATTTTGAAGTCAGGCCATGCATCTAGTCATTTGACTATAATTACAGAATGA
- the LOC137385147 gene encoding nucleotide-binding oligomerization domain-containing protein 2-like isoform X2, with amino-acid sequence MGNYIGWLRTGIELQHKIFLQEQTTILEVPLTGKNQMSKTCLLDENYIEVMIVPSHGQPQMVGNELKARGRKPEEKQGQNIENVHGNIQLDQLLGSKDATIDRTQTTIAFGDAGIGKSTIIQKIIHDWAAGKIYHQFKFVFHFKFSQLNLIKVTTTLSRMILKSYPYLQNHLEKLWKEPGKILFIFDDLDEFEQTVDFTDVERNNAPQNQCPDPECCCLVSDIVRCLIQGQLLKGCSVLIMSRPWKLESLGNANIHRSVKILGFSPEKMKEYFQRYLRDPNLEREAIETIKLNDTLDTLYYNPLYCSVCCSLVESHKTAEERERQPITSTRLYTVYFENLLNRCGYDAENTRNSLLKLGELAYHGIGKKTAVFEADKFNELELEHSNFITAFIVKIRDNDLGSVAYKFHDTVMQDFVAALMKSLSTQSNELKQLLDEGIKWGDDRFNLFSRFLVGLSSRKSTDRLESKLGKFPAAVIQPVSEWLTRNVKRYAQNLDDGQSQQKFLNICHSFAEFEDRNLMTSALAPIKIIKFTKCPLKPYDCAVLSTVLMNLEIIEEMDLSTCGVQDAGIHQLQSILHKCKILRLNENNLQDSGMKCLATVLKKNDCKVQTLELKNNQFSAKEKRNILKSGHASSHLTIITE; translated from the exons ATGGGGAATTACATTGGTTGGCTGAGAACAG GCATAGAGCTTCAGCACAAAATCTTTCTTCAAGAACAAACGACAATATTGGAAGTTCCACTCACTGGCAAAAATCAAATGTCCAAGACATGTTTACTTGATGAGAATTACATTGAAGTAATGATTGTTCCTTCTCATGGACAGCCGCAaatggtgggaaatgaactgaaggcCCGAGGGAGAAAGCCTGAAGAGAAACAGGGGCAAAATATCGAGAATGTACATGGAAACATTCAGCTCGATCAATTGTTGGGAAGCAAAGACGCTACAATCGACAGAACTCAGACAACTATAGCATTTGGTGATGCAGGGATCGGGAAAAGCACCATAATACAGAAAATAATCCATGACTGGGCCGCAGGGAAAATATACCATCAATTTAAATTTGTCTTTCATTTCAAGTTCAGCCAATTAAATTTAATAAAAGTGACAACAACCCTATCAAGGATGATCCTGAAGTCATACCCCTATTTGCAAAATCATCTGGAGAAGCTGTGGAAAGAACCCGGAAAAATATTGTTTATATTTGATGATTTGGATGAATTTGAGCAAACCGTGGATTTCACAGATGTTGAGAGAAACAACGCACCTCAAAATCAATGTCCCGATCCCGAGTGTTGCTGCTTGGTTTCAGACATTGTCCGCTGCCTCATACAAGGGCAGTTGCTGAAAGGCTGTTCAGTGCTGATCATGAGCCGGCCGTGGAAACTGGAATCTCTGGGAAATGCAAACATACATCGAAGTGTCAAAATTCTGGGTTTCAGCCCTGAGAAAATGAAGGAATATTTCCAACGTTACTTGAGAGATCCAAACCTGGAAAGAGAGGCAATCGAAACAATTAAGCTGAACGACACACTGGACACCCTGTACTATAACCCTCTGTATTGCTCAGTCTGCTGCTCCTTAGTGGAGTCGCATAAGACAGCAGAAGAGCGAGAAAGGCAACCCATAACCAGCACACGTTTGTACACTGTTTACTTTGAAAATCTTTTAAATAGATGTGGCTATGATGCAGAAAACACTCGCAATAGCCTGCTGAAACTGGGCGAGTTGGCCTACCATGGAATTGGGAAAAAAACAGCTGTTTTTGAAGCAGACAAATTCAATGAGCTCGAACTCGAACATTCCAATTTTATCACTGCGTTTATAGTGAAGATTCGAGACAATGATCTAGGCAGTGTTGCCTACAAATTCCATGACACCGTGATGCAGGACTTTGTTGCTGCGCTTATGAAAAGTCTAAGCACACAATCAAATGAACTGAAACAATTGCTTGATGAAGGAATCAAATGGGGAGACGACAGATTCAATTTATTTTCACGTTTTCTTGTTGGTCTTTCCTCGCGAAAGTCAACTGATCGGCTTGAGTCGAAATTGGGTAAATTTCCTGCTGCAGTAATACAGCCTGTGTCGGAGTGGCTCACACGGAATGTCAAAAGGTATGCTCAGAACTTGGATGACGGGCAAAGCCAACAGAAATTCTTAAACATATGTCATTCCTTTGCTGAATTTGAAGACAGAAATCTGATGACATCCGCATTAGCACCGATAAAGATAATTAAGTTTACAAAGTGTCCTCTGAAACCTTATGATTGTGCAGTTCTGTCTACCGTATTAATGAACCTTGAAATAATTGAAGAGATGGATCTCAGTACTTGTGGTGTACAAGATGCAGGCATCCATCAACTGCAGTCCATACTGCACAAATGTAAAATACTCAG ACTCAACGAGAATAATCTTCAAGATTCAGGAATGAAATGCCTCGCTACAGTTCTGAAGAAAAATGATTGCAAAGTACAGACACTTGA GTTGAAAAACAATCAATTCTCTGCAAAAGAAAAACGTAACATTTTGAAGTCAGGCCATGCATCTAGTCATTTGACTATAATTACAGAATGA